Below is a genomic region from Primulina eburnea isolate SZY01 chromosome 9, ASM2296580v1, whole genome shotgun sequence.
CCTAGCATCGCGGGCCATTTTGAAGCAAAATATTTGATTGGATACAGATGGACCCTGAAACAGCTCTGGAGTTTGTAAAGCACGGCGCCACTCTTCTTCTCCTTGATGTTCCTCAGTTCACTCTTATTGGCATCGATACGCAGGTACATCTTCTGTGTGATTCATGCATATGAATTTGTTTTGTGTGATTATTACTTGTTTACCTGAGGAAGCGAAATTATTGTTGTGTGGCGCAGATGTTTTCGTCGGGTCCTAAGTTTAAGGGTATCAAGATGATTCCTCCGGGCGTTCATTTCGTATATTATAGCTCATCTAATAGGTTGGTTtcttttattcttgattgttccATATTTTGTGCTGTCAACTTGAGGGTCCGCTGCAACGCAAAGCGGATCCGAAAATTTTCAAAGCTTGTATTTTTCTTCCCCTGAACTTATAATTTTCAGCTGCTAAATGCTTAAATCTTCCCTTCGGCCCTTTGGGCTTGGGGTCTGCTTTTGGGATGAACTGATTCCTATAAGGTGAAATGTTAACTTAGAAAaagttgcaattttttttttctgaatgaGCTTACTTGCGTTGGAGGTTCCTGTATTCACTTGATAATATCTGCTTTAAAATCAATCAGAAAAAAAATCAGCATGAATAAGAATTTTTGCCAAAATTTGTTCCAAAATATGTTCAGATAAAAAGTAATCTAGTATTGTTGATTGTAGCTTGTTTTTCAATGGTTTGGTTGTGGTACTTATTTGGGGTATGTGATTATGCAGAGAAGGCAGTGAATTTTCTCCAATAGTTGGTTTCTTCATTGATGCGAGCCCTTCTCAGGTGACTGTCATTATTTCATCTTTCTGGATTTTGCCGTTCAACTTTTGCACTCACTTAGTTTCCGTCTCGAGACTAAAAACTTATTTTGTTACATGCTTGTGTTTGTGTAACTTAAAGTGATTTTTCAATgcttataatttaaataagtaTTCAAATGCTTTGTTGGATCTATTTGTCTAGAGTATTTTCCGGCAAACGATTTTGTTGACAGTGCGCCTTTGCTGTGAAGAGCATGTCTTGCACACTGTACATGTTGGTGTTAAAtgcatttcaaaaaaaaaaaaatgttggtGTTAAATGTAATGTGAAATGCAATTTAATAATCATTATATATTTGTGCACTAatgaatgtttattttattaatattcaaAAGTTTATAAATGTAATGTGAAATGCAATTTAATAATCATTCTAGAATATTATGTCCCTGCGCATGTCAATAATGCTTGCACCTCACGACTAGGATTTAGAGTATCACTTTACTCGTTTAGAATCCCCATATGTAGACTGCGACATGTAGCAATTTATACGCGAATTTTACTGTTAATTATGCTGATGAAAATTGCAAATATGCCAAGTGGAACTGCGATATATTAAAAGAGCAAGTGAACTGCTGTGAAGTAAAACTGCTGGTAGGAGATGCTAGTTAAAGTGATCTTTTGACGCGTTATTTGTCGACGAACCCCAGAAGAAAATCTTAATTTTAAGTTTGACATTTTGTAGATACCTCTGGCCCATTGTATGATGTGTGTTGATAAGTTACCTTATGAATCGAGTgatttatattttcttttttgtttATGTTTACAAATTATGAATTGATTCCTTGTATTGGATGACAAATCATAAAACGTTAGCCCTTTTCTGATTTGGTGTAACAGGTGATTGTTCGGAAAtgggaaaaaaaagaagagctGTTTGTCAAACTGTTGGAAGAAGAGGTAAGACCAGTTTATGGAACAAGTTCTGACTTATGATTTTTTGTTCCTGAATAGCACGTTCACTTATAAATGAGCGTGGACCATCATGTCATACCCAACCTGTATGGTGAAGCTTGATAACCCAAAATCTAAAAGTTTTCCCACTGATTGCCAAATATCTAATTATGTTTTGAATGTCTCACATCTCCAGCAGCTTAAGCCTTAAGGTTTTAGGTGTGATGGCCACTTAATATGGTTTGAGAAACATGCTGAAGAGATCATCATCCAAAAGAGTTTAACCAACACCATGCACAAATGCTTGTCTCTGCTAGGCTTCATATGTAGAAGACACGTGTGCTATAGATGACAAATGTTTAACAACTCCTAACAGTTTAATCTTTTTGACGAGGTTTTCATTCGATAGGTGGCTTGTCTGTTGACTTATTTTTGACTTACTGTTAGAGGGTACATACGCATGTtcaatgcttcaaacattgattTCCAGTTGAAGCTCACTAATCATAACTGTTGTGGCCTGATTTAATATCTTCAAGTTGCTGccaaaaattgtgatttaataAACACGTTACTGATGAAACACTTCCTCTTGCACTGATTTTGTGATGCTTATTCCTAGCCTTTTATTCTTTTATATAGGAAGAGAGATACTATGAAGCAGTTAAAAGGCTAGAATTTGATGCACAGCTTGGACCATATTCATTGAGTCAGTATGTTGAATGGAAACACTTGTCCAATTATATTAACAAGGCTACAATTGACCGCATTGGTGAGAAAATACAGTTATTTACAATGTGCTACTTGATTAAATGCATTTAGTTTTACTATTATGTCATAAGATTGTTTTCCTCTCCCGGTCTCTGACCCTTCTACATTATGATTTTAATCATTAAAACAATTTGAATTATTCAAGTTGGCGAGGGGATCAATCTTAAAAAGAGGAGAAATAAGTTGGGAGAACGGGTTTGCTGATATTTGATCAGGATATCATTAAGATATGAAGCACATtgacaaataatattttttttaaagtagttctttttttaagatttatCTTTGTTTTGAATTAAGGCTTGCAAACTCGAATGTGGTATAGCTAATGGGACTCTGTGGATAAACTTTTAATTTAATGTCCCAGTTTATTTGTTGTCCACATCTATTTCGATAACAAATTCCATGTattcatttctttcatttcttccCCCTCTATTATTATATCAAGCGGTAAAAGAAATCAAGCTAAAAGATAAGTTAACAGAGACATCAGACGCTGGGGTTGAGTGATGAAGTTATATTTTCTAACTTTAATGAGAGTCATTGCCTACTAGTGCAATTTCACTCCCCTATCTGGCAACCCCCTCCCTACCCACCACGAAGATGGGTAGGCTACATATGCACGGCAGAAAAGATACCAAATGATATGTTGGCAATGGTGACAGCCTTTTGGCTTCTTGAATCAGGCAAATAACTTTTGGTGGGTTGAGAAAGTTAACTTTAGTCTTCCTTGGAGACTTCATAATAACCTTTGTTTTCCACAGACTAATCTGACAATGATCGATAGTAGGATCTTCTTTAGATTTCTTTTTTAACAGTTAAATGGCCGGTTTTTTAAGTGTATATCCTTCCTTTTGTTGCTGTGATAACTGATGTGTGATGATTGTATGATTTACAGAACCTATTGGAGGAGAAATCACAGTTGTTTCAGAATCTAAAATGGTTGGGAATTTTCCTAAAACCACAATGGAGAAAGCTTTAGCCGAGCAGTTGAGGACCAGCAAGTTTTCAACTCATGAGGAAAATTCCCAAAGAAGAGGCTGCTACTACACTAAAATTCCTAGACTTGTCAAGCACAATGGAGTGTCTGGCGGAGAGCTTACCAATATGAATCTTGACAAGGTTTTCTGTTGGAAAATTCTTCTACATTGAAGTTAAGATCTTGTGATTTTTCCAGGTATTCTGAGTTAGGAATGTATGCTTCTGTTTTTTCAGACACAGCTGTTGGAAGGCATATTAATGAAAGAATATGGAGGTGTTGAAGATTCACTTCTAGCAGAAATGCAGTTTGCATTCATTGCATTTCTGGTGAAGAAGAATTCGGTTTTTTATGTTTCTCAAGTTGCACGGACCATAGACTGTATTGGGTTAATTTAGATGTTTAATTAGGTAAAAATTGCAGATGGGCCAATCATTGGAAGCATTTCTGCAGTGGAAGCTTTTACTCAGTCTCTTATTTGGCTGTACGGAAGCTGTAAGTATACATCCGAACAACAAAATTATTCAACGTCATTATTGGAAAATATTGTGATATCTTTGCTGTCAAAATTTAAATGCCATTCTGGTAATTTACTTTCATGCAGGTGATAGTGTAATACTTGCTGGATAATATTTTTCCATACCATGATGCCCAAAAATGTGTTAATTGTGTGAAGATTGAAGCTCAAAACAGAAGACCGACACAatcaaaagtttttttttacttaaaatGATCTTTTTAATCTAACATTTTGTGGAAAAAATCAACCTTAGGAAAAAAACCTTAAATCCATTTGTTTTGCTGTGTGTCCTTATGACTATATTTTGATGTTCTGTCCAACTAATTTGAAACATCCGTGAGATCGTTTCTTTGTTCTAATTCTCATCTGAATTTTTTTATCTCCGCAGCCTCTTCACACCCGGAGTCGGCTATTTACAAAGGTAGGGTATTAAGTTAAGCTCATCTCGATCTTCATATTTTTTACGGTTTTCATATTTATCATGATGGTTTGAGGTGCATGCTTTGAACTCTAGATTAATTGTTATAATTACCATAGTTATTTCATTATCTCCCTCTTCTGATTTTGAAATTGATGTTTTGACAGTCTATCAGAGTGATTTATTATCaattaaaatatggatttcaaaAAGATCAGCGAGATATTGGTACCACGAACAAAGGAGTATCAGCATTGTTGGATGAATCTTGGTTATCTTCTGATAGCTTTCTGCACCACCTATTCAAGGTAATGTTATTAGCTGACAAAATCGTTGTGCTCATCCACGTGCAATTAATTTTGGGCAATTgagaatatttttttcatcTCAGTTTCTGATCCTGTATATCCCATCCCTGTCTTAACGTGATTAGAGGGGATTCTTGAAACGGATTTTGTTTCCAAAATTTGactgtttaatttaattttaagtaCTCAATTACTCAGGCATATGTTGTTTACTTGCTTATGATTTTTGCCTTTTCTGCATTTCTGAATAAATTGGAAACATCTCCTCAATATTCATCTACTGTAAATTTATACTTAAGGTCAATCCCTTATTATTGCTACAGGATTTCTTCTCGTTGGTGATGGAAGCTCCAGTGATTGATGGGGACCTTCTGACTTGGGTATATGTTCTTTTAAATTTTGCTTAAATGAGAACttattttgttatttaattatttacaatcattttcatttttcaatATCTAATCACACCCACGGTAAGTATGctcttattttaatattattccttttttttaaagttaaaatttttCGAACTTAATCATAGGAAGGGGCAGGGAGTGAATTGAAAGTGATGTCATCAAGGAATAGGCATCATATAGTTTTATTCTATAAAATAGATTTGACAGTTGTTCTCATTACGCAGCAGTATGAGACATCATCATTCAAAGGATATTTACCTCCATCGAGTACTAATTTTGCCTTTTGCTTTTGAAAGACAAGAAAACTCAAACTGCTGCTTGAGAACTCATTTGGATGGCAATTTCATCAGAACAGCACGGTGCATGGTGTTTACGTCGAGGAAGATGATGAGGTTTGTATAAGTGAAAACATAACTATCCATAATTCATATTCATTTGCTCCATTATGCCATGACTGGTGTTTCAACTTCTACAGTATGCTCCAGTTGTAGAGATATTGGATGATTCTCAACTGCAGAAATGTGTAAGCTAGTAGTTTTTAATCTTCTTTATGCCTTCAAGCAGCCTTGAGATAGCAGGTTAGCGTGCTTTTCAGTTCACAATTTGTGAGATGAGAGTCGAAATATTAAATCGAGATAGTGCTCTCAAAGTAATATTTTATCACCACAATTAAAATATTACTGTGTTGACAATTCAGTAGTAAAATTTAATGTAGAGCTGTGCCGGTAAATTCGATTGAGTTGTTGAAACCCTTAACGTTCAGCGTTGGTTTGTATTTTCCATCTTGGCTAATCATATGTAGTTTTTGGAATTCAAGAATTAAAATCGAGGACGATTTAGCATATATTGGAGGAATATTAGATATTGAATGCAATTTCTCTCAGAAGTTCGATGTATAGTGATCCAAAAATGAAGTACCTCAAAAGTCCCTGCTGTAGATTCAGTTAGGTTGACGATAAGTGACCACTTCAACTAGTAAACAGTGCAACCCAATGTTAACAGTGATGCATCATCATTTTATAATTCACCAAGTCACGTATTGATCTCAGATTCGAAAAGAAATGCTGCAAGACCATGGGACAGCCGACTCTTGGACAAATAGAGCAATAAAAAGCTTGTCAAATTTATTAAATCTCTTTAAATGTATACTGTTTATTTACTTCCCACTTTCTGGTTCAGCACTTTGGAGACGACCAACAAAGGGCTTCACACCCTTCCATGTAGAGGAGTCCTGGTTCTTCTGGGAAACGTTCTATGCAGATCCTTTGCTGGTAACACTTGGGGGTGCTTCATACAGAGCAGTCTTTCACCTCCTAAGCAAAACATGAAAGTGGTCCCGAAAAGGAATGAAATTGGTCGGCAGCAGTGTATGATATGTATTGAATCGGTTGTATTAGTTAAATGAGTTATTAGGTTGGgtatgaaaatatattttgaagctCTGCGCTTCCATCTTTTTGCATGAGCagatcatcaaaataaattgatttcaatGTTATTGACAAAAGCTACCTGGTTTCAGCGTTGGAGGACTGATCTATGGTGTATGAGTAAGGTTACAACTAGCGACCGCACGATTCTCGGTGTTCCTGAATGATCCCACATGCACTTAGTCTATTTTCTTGGAAATTAGTCCAAACAAGAACACAGAATTATCGCAAACAtggttagaaaatatttttcaagttgTTTTCTTTTCTTGTGGTCAGCTTATTTTGCTCTATTATTATTTGCCTTATTATTATCATTGCTTGTAAAATAGATGTATAAGTTATAGATGAAAGAAATTCCTAATacacaaaaaaaatcatattctgTCATCCTAACCTAACCGAAACGGAGAGAGATGGATGGTCTCCACTCGGACCCAAGTGATAGTGAAAAAAGCTCCAATTCCATGTAATCCAAAAAATCATGATACTATGAAAAAAGTTCAAGATTAAGGTTTctgaatttaataataataaaaaggtTTCTGAAAGCAGTGTTCTAAAATGCATGACTTAATTGCGAAGTGTGGGGAAAAAGTTTTGTTTTATACAGAAAGAGTGAAAAAAACTTCCTCATAAAAAAGTGGTCGAAAAGATTTATGGATATCATGGAGAAATGTTTATAAAATGATTGAAGATTTTGCTATGACGTGACAATGATGTTGTATAAAAAAACCATGCACGTACATTTTGATGggtttttcttttccttttgcaaataattaaaagatattataattttaaataaaaaaaatatttaacttataatatctatactatattattaaatttgagataCTTAGAGTAATTAGTTTTTGGTGTCATGATATATTTtaacaattatatatattaatgaagTGTTAAAACTTTAATGCAAGTTACATATAGTTAAACAGATAAAGTTTTTGTTTATTTGAgtttttttgttattattttcttttttatatttattttttaatttacatATCGAAATTGCAGCGTAATCtcacattattttttataattatattttaatttttatttaaatataaatcaaataaattataaaaaatattatgttgTGGGTGCATTAATATAATAACTAGTCCTTATAATGTTTCGAAGTAAATATTAAATGTTAAGTCGTCTGATTTTTTCAATATTTCAATACGCTCTAGTTCCTCCTAAGTCCTATCCACTTTCAGTGTTCCACTCTCCGCCAGCATGCCCGTCGGTCCTGCTCTTCACCGTCAGCCGTCGTGCTCCGATTAATATCTTCATCCTCCGCCGGTACCGCTGTGTCCAATTTCTACGTGGAAATATACTCTAATCGATTATGTACAGGTACGGACATGAACGGGATGAATGTTTttgattttcttgttttttttttttaaatgcgtaTTATGTTGCTTCAATGACACTTGCAGAAGCGAAATTCTATGCAGTGAAGATTTCCGTGGGAAATTTCTCTTCTTTAGTTTATAGCTTGTCTTTtgattttacttttatttgGTATGCTTGAATCAGATAATGAATTGGTATGATGTGAAAATATGTGTTTCAATTTGTGAAATAGATTCTTCGCCTCCATGGTGTTGGTAGGTAATTGATGGACAAACATATCTTCTGTGTTGTTAAGGATTTTGTGCTTCAATCTTTGTCTTTAATTTCATTAATGAGAGAATATGCTGAAGCAAGTTTTATTGTCATGACTTGGAAAGGCCAAGAACATGATTCATCGGTGATATGTCTCTTGAATCTTAGTTGTTTCATGGTATGTTTGTCTATTAAGGATCTCATCTTTGCTGAAATTTTTTGTGCGAACGTGACAGATTTCAGTGTATCATACGCTTGCTCTCTGCTGTCACAATGTCAGCAAATGAAAAGCTAATTATCTTTTGGTTTATTCTTGGAAGTCTTATTTAGGAGCtcctttttgttatttttgtaacTAAATGGAATCTTTTTTACATGCATTTGTCAATTTTGTGAACTTCTGATGTATTTTCTTTTTATCCTAGTAGGTATCAAACCTAGCATCACCTCTGCTCTGTTGGATGATGATACAGTTTACATTCCTGTGAAGCGCTGCATGGTGCAAATCATCGTTTTTTCTTTAGTGAAAACATACCTTTTGAAATGCTATAGTAAGCAATGACCTCCATTTCTCCTCTTGTGGCACCACCACATTTCAAGCCTGCCATAAAGGAAAGCAGCAGTCCACATCATGAAAAACTTGCATTGCTTTTGGATAAAAACAAAACTATCAAACATCTTAGCCAAATCCATGCATTCATTATCAGGCATGGCCTGGAAAGCCACCCAGTTTTGAATTTCAAGCTCCAGCGTTCGTATTCTTCTTTGGGACTAGTCGAAGATTCTGTCGCCCTCTTTAATCGCACCCAGAATCCTAATGTTTTCTTTTATACATCCATTATTCATAGCCATGCCACAAAtggtctccatgaacaagcgcTACATTTTTATGTGCAGATGTTATCTAAAAATGTGGAACCTAATGCGTTCACATTGTCCACTGTCATCAAAGCTTGCACACTGGAAGTCGGAAAAATCCTTCATTGCCATGTACATAAATTTGGATATGAATCGGATAGTTATGTAAATACTGCCCTTGTTGATGTTTACGCACGAGGCATGGATGTTGTTTCAGCACGTAGGCTTTTTGACATGATGCCTGAAAAGAATATTGTTTCCTCAACTGCAATGATAACCGGATATGCAAAAAATGGGGATGTTGATGAAGCTAGATCATTGTTTGATGGGATGGAGGAGAGGGACGTGGTGAGTTGGAGTGTGATGATTGATGGATACGTTCAATATGGGAAACCAAACGAAGCATTAATCCTTTTCAGGCAGATGCTGAAGTCGAAGGTGAAGCCTAATGGAGTGTCAATGGTGGCTTTTCTTTCTGCTTGTGGTCAGGCAGGAGCGTTAGAATTGGGGAAGTGGGCTCATTCTTACATTCGTAATAATGAAACTTTGTCAAATGCTCAGGTGGGCACAACTTTGATTGATATGTATAACAAATGTGGGAGCTCAGAAGAGGCGAGGATGGTGTTTGATGGGATAAAGTACAAGGATGCTGTTGTGTACAATGCGATGATTTGTGGGTATGCAATTCACGGATTTGGCCTAGATGCTCTGAAATTGTTCAAAGAGATGACCGATCTGGGCCTTCACCCTACTGATATTACTTTTATTGGCATTTTAAGTGCTTGTGCACACGCTGGATTGGTTTCTGAAGGGTGGTCCATTTTCCACGCAATGAAAAATGAATACGGGATACACCCAAAAGTTGAGCATTATGGATGCATGGTGAATCTTCTTGGTCGAGCAGGGCAATTAAAAGAAGCATACAATCTTTTGAGGACCGACAGAATCGAGGCTGATCGCGTTTCATGGGGAACTTTACTTGGGGCATGTAGGCTCCACAAAAACGTCGTTCTTGCAGAGAAGATTGTAGAATACCTACATGAACGTGGGCTTTCCGATTCAGGTACCTATGTTCTACTTTCCAATATATACGCTGCAGCAGGAAACTGGGATGGGGTGGCTGGAATAAGGTCTATGATGAAGCAAACTGGAGTACAGAAGGAGCCTGGCTGTAGCTCGATTGAAGTAAATAACAACGTACACGAGTTTCGTGCCGGTGATGTGAAACATCCGAAAAGCAAAGAAATTTATGAAATGCTCGAGCATGTAAATGGCTGGCTAAGGGCCCATGGGTATTCTTCACAAACAGATGAAGCATTGCAAGACATTGGAGAGACAGATAAGGAGCACTTGCTGGGGGTTCATAGTGAGAAGCTCGCACTTGCATTCGGGCTTATTAGCACGAATCCAGGGACTTGTATTAAAATTTACAAGAATCTCCGAGTCTGTCAAGATTGCCATGCTGTGATGAAGCTTGTTTCCATTATCTCTAGTCGAAAAATAATAATGAGAGACCGCAACCGGTTTCACCATTTCGTGGATGGTTCTTGTTCTTGCGGTGATTACTGGTGATGTATTGTACAGATTTCTTGCGACCTAAATGAGTTCTCATACTTGCTATCCCTATTGTTTTCATCATGTATACTGATTGCTGttttatatatttgaaaattagtGTATACTCTATCGGTTTGGTCGTATATACCTTAAAAAAAATCCAATAAAATTTATAGTTGTGGGATAATTAATACTCGACATAATTTTGTTTATgctttaaataaatgattttttgttggcaaaaactcatgtgagacgtctcacatgtcatattttgtgaaatcGATATCTTATTTTgatcatcaataaaaaaatattacttttatgttaagagtattattttttattttgaatatcgataaagttgactcgtctcacagataaaaattcgtgaagcTGTCTCACAATAAACATGCTCTTCTTTGTTTTGTTCGATTGATGGCATTCTCatcatttttaataatatatgttGGGTTTTGAGATTGTTTAATACAGTACTTATTTAAAGCATGTgaaaaatctttaaattatattaCTCGACAGTTGGGCTTTAACACTCGAGGAAGAAGGCTTCTCTCAAGATATTTTATGTAGTgcctatttattatttttaaaaatagattTTGTGATGAATCTATCGATTAtctctaaaatattttataaaatgaaatttatgatatataaatcaatattagTAAAAATATTCGAGATAAATTACTTCAAACATAAAAAGTTAAGACTTTGAGATTTGAATGGTAAAGGTAAAAGCAATGAGAGATTCAATCAAGggtgtaaaataataatacataaattctCGTAAAACGGTTTCACGAAtaaattttgtgagatagaCTTTTAACCCGActcatttcataaaaataatatttttatgataaaaatattattttttttattgtagatATGAATTTAGATAACTCATCGGGTATAAATCACGAGACATGTTAATTTATCTAAGTATGAGGAAAatagatttaaattaaataaagcagataatgacttattttttatgaataaaaaaCCCGAAAATTGCATTGAAGGACTTGTTATTTCAGACTCGTTAAAATTTAAACTCATATCCAATTTGAAATTGGTAGATATATTGTGAAACGATCTCATATAGCGGTTTCACATATCTTTATCCGTAAGATGAATCAACTATATTCATATTTacaatcataaatatttttaaataaaagtaatatttttttcatggataatctaAATATAATATGTTTCATAAAATCGAGTCGTGGATCGTATCACAAAAAAATTTTGtaatttgaaattatattttaaagttaaTGAGTTAGATTAGACCATTcagaaatttatatttatactaGATTTTGATATATCTAATTTTTAATCAACATAatcataacaaaaaaaaatatatctcttgtgagacggtctcatggatcTTTATTCGTAAGACGTGTCAATAAAAAGTACATAAAAACTCTTGTAAGATGTCTCGTGGGTAAATTTTGTGAGAGATCTTATTttttgagttatccatgaaaaatattgttttaatgtcaaaagtattattttttaatgtaaATATGGACATGATTGACTTGTTTCATACCGTCTCACGAGAGACCTactacaaaaaataataattttaatagaaaaaataatattttttcttggACGACCTAAACAGAATATacgtttcacaaaattgatctgtgaaatcgtctcacatgagtttttgtgaACAAAAAATCAAACAAAGTAGTTTTTAGTTAAAACTCCAAAAATGTATTTAATATCTCTGATGAAgatataaattgaaaatattgCAAAGATTTAAACAAATGCATACGTACAGACATTGACTTGATAAATTATACATAAATATCAGTATTACTACGTGGAGTACATCACATGTGAGGTCTTGAAGACCCGCTACACCACCCGTAGTCGGAAAGATACAAATTTCTTACATGCATGATGCACATTTTTTTATCGATTTAacgagttaattttatgagacgaatattttatttgaataaaatataaaatattaatttttttgttaaaaatattaattataattataaatacagaCATAATTAACATATCTCACGAATAAATAATATATCTTTGATACCTGGCATCACATATTAGTTATGACATATCTTCTATACACCACAAATTATTTTTTGGAAAGAAAATAAAAGTCCAAATCTTTGCCaaaaaaacttaaaacataatcggcaaaaatataaaaataaatggcCATAATTTCGCCGGTCATTATCATCGTCTAAAACCGGCCGGTTCCTCCATAATAGTCTCCAGCAAAGGCT
It encodes:
- the LOC140841660 gene encoding uncharacterized protein isoform X2 — translated: MDPETALEFVKHGATLLLLDVPQFTLIGIDTQMFSSGPKFKGIKMIPPGVHFVYYSSSNREGSEFSPIVGFFIDASPSQVIVRKWEKKEELFVKLLEEEEERYYEAVKRLEFDAQLGPYSLSQYVEWKHLSNYINKATIDRIEPIGGEITVVSESKMVGNFPKTTMEKALAEQLRTSKFSTHEENSQRRGCYYTKIPRLVKHNGVSGGELTNMNLDKTQLLEGILMKEYGGVEDSLLAEMQFAFIAFLMGQSLEAFLQWKLLLSLLFGCTEAPLHTRSRLFTKSIRVIYYQLKYGFQKDQRDIGTTNKGVSALLDESWLSSDSFLHHLFKDFFSLVMEAPVIDGDLLTWTRKLKLLLENSFGWQFHQNSTVHGVYVEEDDEYAPVVEILDDSQLQKCVS
- the LOC140841660 gene encoding uncharacterized protein isoform X1; translated protein: MDPETALEFVKHGATLLLLDVPQFTLIGIDTQMFSSGPKFKGIKMIPPGVHFVYYSSSNREGSEFSPIVGFFIDASPSQVIVRKWEKKEELFVKLLEEEEERYYEAVKRLEFDAQLGPYSLSQYVEWKHLSNYINKATIDRIEPIGGEITVVSESKMVGNFPKTTMEKALAEQLRTSKFSTHEENSQRRGCYYTKIPRLVKHNGVSGGELTNMNLDKTQLLEGILMKEYGGVEDSLLAEMQFAFIAFLMGQSLEAFLQWKLLLSLLFGCTEAPLHTRSRLFTKSIRVIYYQLKYGFQKDQRDIGTTNKGVSALLDESWLSSDSFLHHLFKDFFSLVMEAPVIDGDLLTWTRKLKLLLENSFGWQFHQNSTVHGVYVEEDDEYAPVVEILDDSQLQKCHFGDDQQRASHPSM
- the LOC140841661 gene encoding pentatricopeptide repeat-containing protein ELI1, chloroplastic, with the protein product MTSISPLVAPPHFKPAIKESSSPHHEKLALLLDKNKTIKHLSQIHAFIIRHGLESHPVLNFKLQRSYSSLGLVEDSVALFNRTQNPNVFFYTSIIHSHATNGLHEQALHFYVQMLSKNVEPNAFTLSTVIKACTLEVGKILHCHVHKFGYESDSYVNTALVDVYARGMDVVSARRLFDMMPEKNIVSSTAMITGYAKNGDVDEARSLFDGMEERDVVSWSVMIDGYVQYGKPNEALILFRQMLKSKVKPNGVSMVAFLSACGQAGALELGKWAHSYIRNNETLSNAQVGTTLIDMYNKCGSSEEARMVFDGIKYKDAVVYNAMICGYAIHGFGLDALKLFKEMTDLGLHPTDITFIGILSACAHAGLVSEGWSIFHAMKNEYGIHPKVEHYGCMVNLLGRAGQLKEAYNLLRTDRIEADRVSWGTLLGACRLHKNVVLAEKIVEYLHERGLSDSGTYVLLSNIYAAAGNWDGVAGIRSMMKQTGVQKEPGCSSIEVNNNVHEFRAGDVKHPKSKEIYEMLEHVNGWLRAHGYSSQTDEALQDIGETDKEHLLGVHSEKLALAFGLISTNPGTCIKIYKNLRVCQDCHAVMKLVSIISSRKIIMRDRNRFHHFVDGSCSCGDYW